From a region of the Paenibacillus lutimineralis genome:
- a CDS encoding PLP-dependent aminotransferase family protein, translated as MWKPDRQSKKPLYEQIADHLEKRIAYSEFPPGSLLPSERKLAEQLGVNRSTVILAFAELRSMGIIESRTGSGTRVSRTKWGATPKHTPNWNRYAEGGSFLPNLPFLRKIRDALSQDPSLIDFASGELAADLAPLDEIAALMREHHYTSYLGYDNPQGYIPLRQSLVDYLQKYRGIQTTESSIMITSGSQQSLYLITQCLLSPGDAVAIEDPSYCYSLPMFQSAGLRLFRLPIDQYGVHPEDIRELYKKHRIKMVFLNPNFQNPTGAVISSERREQLFSVASELGLPIVEDDPFSLTAFEGTAPAPLKSMDSNGNILYIGSFSKIAASGLRIGWMVAPNSIVQRLADARQQMDFGLSVIPQQVAAQFIKSDYFQPHLDRLQIQLQFKRDLLIESLRRELGDQISFVTPQGGLHLWCMLTPKVPDGKLLDEAIRRGVAFVPGSVYGSDSGFVRFTYARAKTEEIESGIAKFAEALHSLTD; from the coding sequence AGAGAATCGCCTATAGCGAGTTCCCTCCAGGCAGCCTGCTCCCGTCCGAACGGAAACTGGCCGAGCAGCTCGGTGTGAATCGCAGCACTGTGATCCTCGCGTTCGCCGAACTGAGATCGATGGGGATTATTGAGAGCCGCACGGGCAGCGGAACACGGGTAAGCCGGACTAAATGGGGCGCCACACCTAAACATACGCCGAATTGGAACCGATATGCTGAGGGCGGAAGCTTCCTGCCCAATTTGCCTTTTCTACGCAAAATACGGGATGCGCTGAGTCAAGACCCTTCCCTGATCGACTTTGCGAGCGGTGAATTAGCGGCGGATTTAGCCCCGCTTGATGAAATTGCAGCCCTGATGCGTGAGCATCATTACACCTCATATCTGGGCTATGATAACCCGCAGGGATATATACCGCTTAGACAATCCCTGGTCGATTATTTGCAAAAGTACCGGGGAATTCAGACCACAGAATCGTCGATCATGATTACCTCGGGTTCTCAACAATCGCTATATCTGATCACGCAATGCCTCCTGTCCCCCGGGGACGCAGTAGCGATTGAGGATCCATCCTACTGCTACTCGCTTCCAATGTTCCAATCGGCAGGACTCCGTCTGTTCCGGCTACCTATCGATCAGTATGGCGTCCACCCTGAAGACATAAGGGAGTTATACAAGAAGCATCGGATCAAAATGGTGTTCCTGAATCCCAACTTTCAAAATCCGACGGGTGCGGTCATCAGCAGTGAACGTCGCGAGCAATTGTTCTCTGTCGCCAGTGAACTTGGGCTTCCGATCGTAGAGGATGACCCGTTCAGCCTAACGGCATTTGAAGGAACCGCTCCTGCGCCGCTCAAATCGATGGATTCGAACGGCAACATTCTGTACATCGGCTCTTTCTCCAAAATTGCCGCCTCCGGCCTAAGGATCGGCTGGATGGTAGCTCCGAATTCGATCGTGCAGAGATTGGCCGATGCCAGACAGCAGATGGACTTCGGCTTGAGTGTCATCCCGCAGCAGGTTGCCGCTCAATTTATAAAATCGGACTATTTCCAGCCCCATCTGGATCGTCTGCAAATCCAGCTCCAATTCAAGCGGGACTTGCTCATCGAGTCCCTGCGGAGGGAGCTGGGCGACCAGATCTCATTCGTCACTCCGCAAGGCGGCCTGCATTTATGGTGCATGCTTACCCCCAAGGTACCCGACGGCAAACTGCTGGATGAAGCGATCCGAAGGGGCGTCGCCTTCGTGCCCGGCAGTGTCTACGGTTCGGATTCCGGCTTCGTCCGCTTCACATATGCCAGAGCGAAGACCGAGGAGATCGAGAGCGGCATCGCTAAATTCGCCGAGGCGCTGCACAGCTTGACAGACTAA